The Odocoileus virginianus isolate 20LAN1187 ecotype Illinois chromosome 12, Ovbor_1.2, whole genome shotgun sequence genome has a segment encoding these proteins:
- the POU4F2 gene encoding POU domain, class 4, transcription factor 2 yields the protein MMMMSLNSKQAFSMPHGGGLHVEPKYSALHSASPGSSAPAAPSASSPSSSSTAGGGGGSGGGGGGRSSSSSSSGSSGGSGGGSEAMRRACLPTPPSNIFGGLDESLLARAEALAAVDIVSQSKSHHHPPHHSPFKPDATYHTMNTIPCTSAASSSSVPISHPSALAGTHHHHHHHHHHHHQPHQALEGELLEHLSPGLALGAMAGPDGAVVSTPAHAPHMATMNPMHQAALSMAHAHGLPSHMGCMSDVDADPRDLEAFAERFKQRRIKLGVTQADVGSALANLKIPGVGSLSQSTICRFESLTLSHNNMIALKPILQAWLEEAEKSHREKLTKPELFNGAEKKRKRTSIAAPEKRSLEAYFAIQPRPSSEKIAAIAEKLDLKKNVVRVWFCNQRQKQKRMKYSAGI from the exons atgatgatgatgtccTTGAACAGCAAGCAGGCGTTCAGCATGCCGCACGGCGGCGGCCTGCACGTGGAGCCCAAGTACTCGGCCTTGCACAGTGCCTCGCCCGGGTCCTCGGCACCCGCGGCGCCCTCCGCCAGCTCTCCCAGCAGCTCGAGCActgccggcggcggcggcgggagtgGCGGGGGCGGTGGAGGCCGGAgcagcagctccagcagcagtggcagcagcggcggcagcggcgggggCTCCGAGGCGATGCGGAGAGCGTGTCTTCCAACCCCACCG AGCAATATATTCGGCGGGCTGGATGAGAGTCTGCTGGCCCGCGCCGAGGCTCTGGCGGCGGTGGACATCGTCTCCCAGAGCAAGAGCCACCACCACCCGCCGCACCACAGCCCCTTCAAGCCGGACGCCACCTACCACACCATGAACACCATCCCCTGCACTTCGGCTGCCTCCTCCTCGTCCGTGCCCATCTCGCACCCGTCCGCGCTGGCGGGCacgcaccaccaccaccaccatcaccaccaccaccaccatcagccGCACCAGGCGCTGGAGGGCGAGCTCCTGGAGCACCTGAGCCCCGGCCTGGCGCTGGGGGCCATGGCGGGCCCCGACGGCGCCGTGGTGTCCACTCCCGCTCACGCGCCGCACATGGCCACCATGAACCCCATGCACCAAGCTGCTCTCAGCATGGCCCACGCGCACGGGCTGCCCTCGCACATGGGCTGCATGAGCGACGTGGACGCCGACCCCCGGGACCTGGAGGCGTTCGCCGAGCGCTTCAAGCAGCGACGCATCAAGCTGGGGGTGACCCAGGCCGATGTGGGCTCCGCGCTGGCCAACCTCAAGATCCCCGGCGTGGGCTCGCTCAGCCAGAGCACCATCTGCAGGTTCGAGTCCCTCACTTTGTCTCACAACAATATGATCGCGCTCAAACCCATCCTGCAAGCGTGGCTAGAGGAGGCGGAGAAGTCTCACCGCGAGAAGCTCACCAAGCCCGAGCTCTTCAACGGCGCGGAGAAGAAGCGCAAGCGCACGTCCATCGCGGCGCCAGAGAAGCGGTCGCTGGAAGCCTACTTCGCCATCCAGCCGCGGCCCTCCTCCGAAAAGATCGCCGCGATCGCCGAGAAGCTGGACCTTAAGAAAAACGTGGTGCGCGTCTGGTTCTGCAACCAgaggcagaaacagaaaagaatgaaatactccGCGGGCATTTAG